The following proteins come from a genomic window of Salvia hispanica cultivar TCC Black 2014 chromosome 4, UniMelb_Shisp_WGS_1.0, whole genome shotgun sequence:
- the LOC125221355 gene encoding uncharacterized protein LOC125221355: MEMDGSTLVKVVLFILVQGLVYLILSQSSNVFSKLPRSHSFKTARTLSIRRWAAALADIPAASGEASPQPRDFSAPSAGRINLSYFLVYSFLLFRCMYIFILVLISIICYFHFPVIPFQYTTVYGVVYLINYFFESGHLLLHGVFSLEIAPAMASKL, translated from the exons ATGGAAATGGATGGAAGCACTCTGGTGAAGGTGGTGCTCTTCATTCTGGTTCAAGGCCTCGTTTATCTCATTCTCTCGCAATCGTCAAACGTTTTCTCCAAACTGCCGCGATCGCACAGCTTCAAGACGGCCAGGACCCTCAGCATCCGTCGCTGGGCCGCTGCCCTAGCCGATATTCCTGCAGCCAGCGGTGAAGCATCTCCACAACCAAGGGATTTTTCCGCTCCTTCAGCCGGAAGGATTaatctttcatattttttggtatattcttttcttcttttccgTTGTATGTACATATTCATATTGGTATTGATATCTATCAtatgttattttcattttccagtCATCCCATTCCAATATACTACTGTCTACGGAGTAGTTTATttgatcaattatttttttga ATCCGGCCATTTGCTTCTTCACGGCGTTTTCTCGTTGGAAATAGCGCCGGCGATGGCTTCAAAATTGTGA
- the LOC125221687 gene encoding DExH-box ATP-dependent RNA helicase DExH12-like, producing the protein MAHPGGGAEAHARFKQYEYRANSSLVLTTDSRPRDTHEPTGEPESLWGKIDPKSFGDRAYRDKPPELEEKLKKSKKKKEREPTLDAAPPRSKKRRLQEESVLNSSDEGVYQPKTKETRAAYEAMLSVIQQQLGGQPLNIVSGAADEILAVLKNETFKNPEKKKEIEKLLNPIPNSTFDDLVSLGKRITDYHDGGDAGDTAVNGDDGLDDDVGVAVEFEENEEEQEESDLDMVPEDEEEDDDVTEVDGSGAMQMGGIDDDEEHEAMEGMALNVQDIDAYWLQRKISQAYDQNIDPQQSQKLAEEVLKILAEGDDREVETKLVVHLQFDKFKLIKFLLCNRLKVVWCTRLARAEDQEKRKEIEEEMIALGPDHAAILEQLHATRATAKERQKNVEKSIRVEARRLKDETGGDGGRERQDLVDRDADGGWLKGQRQLLDLDDLVFQQGGLLMANKKCELPVGSFRNHKKGYEEVHVPALKPKPLADNEKLVKISDLPDWAQPAFRGMSQLNRVQSKVYDSALFSPENILLCAPTGAGKTNVAMLTILQQIGLNRNSDGSINHSNYKIVYVAPMKALVAEVVGNLSNRLEPYGVKVRELSGDQSLTRQQIEETQIIVTTPEKWDIITRKSGDRTYTQLVKLLIIDEIHLLHDNRGPVLESIIARTVRQIETTKEHIRLVGLSATLPNYEDVAIFLRVKLDKGLFHFDNSYRPVPLAQQYVGITVKKPLQRFQLMNDVCYEKVINVAGKHQVLIFVHSRKETTKTARAIRDTALANDTLSKFLKEDSASREILQSHTELVKSSDLKDLLPYGFAIHNAGMVRADRQIVEELFADGHVQVLVSTATLAWGVNLPAHTVIIKGTQIYNPEKGAWTELSPLDVMQMLGRAGRPQYDTYGEGIIITGHSELQYYLSLMNQQLPIESQFISKLADQLNAEIVLGSVQNAREACKWLSYTYLFVRMVRNPTLYGLAADVLNTDETLEERRADLIHSAATVLDKNNLVKYDRKSGYFQVTDLGRIASYYYITHGTISTYNEHLKPTMGDIELCRLFSLSEEFKYVSVRQDEKMELVKLLDRVPIPIKESLEEPSAKINVLLQAYISQLKLEGLSLTSDMVYITQSAGRLMRALFEIVVKRGWAQLAEKALKLCKMIGKRMWSVQTPLRQFHGIPNEILMKLEKKDLSWERYYDLSSQEIGELIRFPKMGRTLHRCIHQFPKLNLVAHVQPITRSILKVELTITPDFQWDDKIHGYVEPFWIIIEDNDGEHILHHEYFMLKKQYIDEDHTLSFTVPIHEPLPPQYFINVVSDRWLGAQTVLPVSFRHLILPEKYPPPTELLDLQPLPVTALRNPAYESLYHQFKHFNPVQTQVFTVLYNSDDNVLVAAPTGSGKTICAEFAILRNHQKGPESTMRAVYIAPIEALAKERYQDWKKKFGEGLGMRVVELTGETATDLKLLEKGQIIISTPEKWDALSRRWKQRKHVQQVSVFIVDELHLIGGQGGPILEVIVSRMRYIASQLENKIRIVALSSSLANAKDLGEWIGATSHGLFNFPPTVRPVPLEIHIQGVDITNFEARMQAMTKPTYTAIVQHAKNGKPAIVFVPTRKHARMTAVDLMTYSSVDSEQKPLFLLQSSEELDPFVANIKEPMLKETIQFGVGYLHEGLSSTDQDIVKTLFETGCIQVCVMSSTMCWGVPLSAHLVVVMGTQYYDGRENAHSDYPVTDLLQMMGHASRPLVDNSGKCVILCHAPRKDYYKKFLYEAFPVESHLHHYLHDNLNAEVVVGVIQNKQDAVDYLTWTFIYRRLTQNPNYYNLQGVSHRHLSDHLSELVESTISDLEASKCVEVEDDFLLTPANLGLIASYYYISYTTIERFSSSLTSKTKMKGLLEILASASEYEQLPIRPGEEELVRRLIHHQRFSFENPKYTDPNVKANALLQAHFSRQTIGGDLSTDQQEVLIYASRLLQAMVDVISSNGWLSLALLAMEVSQMVTQGMWERDSMLLQLPYFTKELAKRCQENPGKNIETIFDLLEMEDDERRELLQISDTQLMDIARFCNRFPNIDLTYDVLNSENATSGEKVYVQVNLERDLEGRTEVGPVDAPRYPKAKEEGWWLVVGDTKTNQLLAIKRVTFQRKSRVKLDFDAPAEPGKKTYTLYFMCDSYLGCDQEYNFTVDVKEAGSLEEDE; encoded by the exons ATGGCTCATCCAGGTGGTGGTGCCGAAGCCCATGCACGGTTCAAGCAGTATGAGTACAGAGCAAACTCAAGTCTTGTCCTTACGACGGACTCTCGACCTCGTGACACCCATGAGCCAACTGGAGAGCCAGAGTCATTATGGGGCAAGATTGACCCTAAATCCTTTGGTGACCGAGCATACAGAGATAAACCTCCTGAGCTGGAGGAGAAGCTTAAGAAAtctaagaagaagaaggagcgGGAGCCTACACTTGATGCTGCTCCTCCGAGGAGCAAGAAGAGGCGTCTTCAGGAGGAGAGTGTCCTCAATTCCTCGGACGAAGGTGTTTACCAGCCCAAGACAAAGGAAACAAGAGCTGCCTATGAAGCCATGCTCAGTGTTATTCAGCAACAATTGGGTGGACAGCCCTTGAACATTGTCAGTGGTGCTGCTGATGAGATTTTGGCTGTTCTCAAGAACGAGACCTTCAAGAATcctgaaaagaaaaaggagattGAGAAGTTGTTGAACCCCATACCTAACTCTACTTTCGACGATCTAGTTTCCCTTGGGAAACGTATTACTGATTACCATGATGGTGGCGATGCTGGTGATACTGCCGTTAATGGAGATGATGGCCTTGACGACGATGTTGGTGTTGCTGTTGAATTTGAGGAGAATGAAGAGGAGCAGGAGGAGAGTGATCTGGATATGGTACCCGAGGATGAAGAGGAGGACGATGATGTAACTGAAGTAGATGGTTCTGGGGCCATGCAGATGGGTGggattgatgatgatgaggaaCATGAAGCTATGGAGGGAATGGCATTGAATGTGCAGGATATTGATGCATATTGGCTTCAGAGGAAGATCTCACAGGCTTATGACCAAAATATTGATCCGCAACAGAGTCAAAAACTAGCTGAAGAGGTTCTTAAAATCCTTGCTGAAGGTGATGATAGGGAAGTTGAGACCAAGCTGGTGGTGCATCTACAATTTGATAAGTTTAAACTTATCAAATTTCTATTGTGTAACCGGTTGAAAGTAGTGTGGTGCACCCGCCTTGCAAGGGCTGAAGACCAAGAGAAGAGAAAggagattgaagaagaaatgatAGCTTTAGGGCCAGATCATGCTGCCATCCTGGAGCAGTTGCATGCCACTAGAGCGACTGCCAAGGAGAGGCAAAAGAACGTGGAGAAAAGCATTAGGGTGGAGGCTCGCCGACTCAAGGATGAAACTGGTGGAGACGGTGGGCGTGAGCGTCAGGATCTGGTTGACAGAGATGCCGATGGTGGTTGGTTGAAGGGGCAGCGACAACTTCTTGACCTTGACGACCTCGTCTTCCAACAAGGTGGCCTGCTGATGGCCAACAAAAAATGTGAGCTCCCAGTGGGTTCTTTTAGAAATCATAAGAAAGGCTACGAAGAAGTTCATGTGCCAGCTTTGAAGCCCAAGCCATTGGCTGATAATGAAAAGCTTGTGAAGATATCCGATCTGCCCGACTGGGCGCAACCTGCCTTCCGTGGTATGAGCCAGTTGAACCGGGTCCAGAGTAAGGTTTATGATTCTGCACTATTCTCACCAGAAAATATCTTGTTATGTGCTCCTACTGGGGCTGGGAAAACAAATGTTGCTATGCTTACCATACTTCAGCAAATTGGTCTGAATAGGAATAGTGATGGGTCTATTAATCATAGCAATTATAAGATTGTGTATGTTGCACCTATGAAGGCTCTGGTGGCCGAGGTTGTAGGCAACCTTTCTAATCGCCTGGAGCCATATGGTGTCAAAGTTAGAGAACTGAGTGGAGATCAGTCACTGACTCGTCAGCAAATTGAGGAAACTCAGATCATAGTGACGACCCCTGAGAAGTGGGATATTATTACTAGGAAATCGGGTGATCGCACTTACACACAGCTTGTAAAACTCTTGATTATTGATGAGATCCACCTTCTTCATGATAATAGAGGTCCTGTGCTTGAAAGTATAATTGCAAGAACTGTTCGTCAAATTGAAACTACCAAAGAGCACATTCGGCTTGTTGGGTTATCTGCTACACTTCCAAATTATGAAGATGTTGCAATATTTTTACGAGTTAAACTAGACAAGGGGCTGTTCCACTTTGATAATAGCTATCGGCCTGTTCCTTTGGCTCAGCAGTATGTCGGGATTACAGTTAAGAAACCACTGCAAAGATTTCAATTGATGAATGATGTTTGCTATGAGAAGGTGATCAATGTCGCTGGAAAGCATCAGGTGTTAATCTTTGTGCACTCGAGGAAAGAGACAACGAAAACTGCTCGCGCAATTCGTGACACTGCCCTTGCTAATGATACTCTGAGTAAATTCTTGAAGGAGGATAGTGCAAGTCGAGAAATTCTCCAGTCTCATACAGAGCTAGTTAAGAGCAGTGATCTTAAGGACCTATTACCTTATGGGTTTGCGATCCATAATGCTGGGATGGTTAGAGCTGATCGCCAAATTGTTGAAGAGCTTTTTGCAGATGGGCATGTCCAGGTCCTGGTCTCCACTGCAACTCTAGCTTGGGGTGTTAATTTGCCTGCTCATACTGTTATTATCAAAGGTACCCAAATCTACAATCCTGAAAAAGGAGCATGGACTGAGTTGAGTCCTCTAGATGTCATGCAGATGCTTGGCCGTGCTGGAAGGCCTCAATATGACACTTATGGTGAAGGAATCATTATAACTGGGCATAGTGAGTTGCAATATTATCTATCATTGATGAATCAACAGCTACCTATTGAAAGCCagtttatttcaaaattggcTGATCAGTTGAATGCAGAAATTGTCCTTGGTAGCGTACAGAATGCTAGAGAAGCATGCAAATGGCTCTCATACACTTACCTTTTTGTTCGAATGGTGCGTAATCCTACGCTATATGGTTTGGCAGCTGATGTTCTGAACACAGATGAAACCTTGGAGGAAAGGAGAGCTGATCTG ATTCATTCAGCTGCAACGGTACTGGACAAGAATAATCTGGTAAAGTATGACAGAAAAAGTGGATACTTCCAGGTCACTGACTTGGGTCGCATAGCTAGTTATTACTATATAACCCACGGGACTATTTCAACGTACAATGAGCATTTGAAGCCCACGATGGGTGATATTGAGCTTTGTCGTCTGTTCTCCCTCAGTGAAGAGTTCAAGTATGTCTCTGTGAGACAAGATGAGAAGATGGAGCTGGTCAAGCTTTTAGACCGTGTCCCAATACCAATCAAAGAGAGTCTTGAGGAACCTAGTGCCAAAATTAATGTTCTTCTTCAAGCTTATATTTCCCAGTTGAAGCTTGAAGGACTATCATTGACATCTGATATGGTTTATATCACTCAG AGTGCTGGACGTCTGATGCGAGCCCTATTTGAGATAGTTGTGAAAAGGGGATGGGCACAATTGGCAGAGAAGGCCCTAAAGCTGTGTAAAATGATAGGCAAGAGAATGTGGAGCGTGCAGACACCACTTCGTCAGTTCCATGGTATTCCAAACGAAATCTTGATGAAGTTGGAAAAGAAAGATTTGTCCTGGGAAAGGTACTATGATCTTTCTTCGCAGGAGATCGGAGAACTTATCCGTTTCCCTAAAATGGGAAGAACACTTCATAGATGCATTCATCAGTTCCCAAAACTGAACCTGGTTGCACATGTTCAGCCCATTACTCGCTCTATTTTGAAGGTTGAACTAACAATTACACCGGATTTTCAGTGGGATGACAAGATCCATGGCTATGTGGAGCCCTTTTGGATCATTATTGAGGATAATGATGGGGAGCATATTCTTCATcatgaatattttatgttgAAGAAACAGTATATAGATGAGGATCACACACTTAGTTTCACTGTTCCTATACATGAACCACTACCTCCACAATATTTCATCAATGTCGTGTCTGATAGGTGGCTAGGGGCACAGACTGTTCTCCCGGTTTCTTTCAGACACCTCATTTTGCCAGAAAAATATCCTCCTCCAACTGAGTTGCTTGATTTGCAGCCCCTACCTGTTACAGCACTGAGGAATCCAGCTTATGAATCCCTCTATCACCAGTTCAAGCATTTCAATCCCGTCCAAACCCAGGTCTTCACTGTCTTGTATAACTCAGATGACAATGTGCTGGTTGCTGCACCAACTGGCAGTGGGAAGACCATATGTGCCGAGTTTGCTATTCTGAGAAATCATCAAAAGGGACCTGAAAGTACCATGCGGGCTGTCTATATCGCCCCTATTGAAGCTCTCGCAAAGGAAAGGTATCAGGATTGGAAGAAAAAATTTGGAGAGGGTCTTGGAATGAGGGTGGTTGAATTAACTGGGGAGACTGCAACAGACTTGAAACTTCTCgagaaaggtcaaataatCATAAGCACTCCTGAGAAATGGGATGCTTTATCTCGACGGTGGAAACAAAGGAAGCATGTTCAGCAGGTTAGTGTGTTCATTGTTGATGAACTTCATTTGATTGGGGGTCAAGGTGGGCCAATCCTGGAGGTCATCGTCTCTAGGATGAGGTACATTGCTAGTCAGCTGGAGAACAAGATTCGCATTGTTGCCCTATCAAGTTCTCTTGCAAATGCCAAGGATTTGGGAGAATGGATTGGTGCTACATCCCATGGTCTTTTCAATTTCCCTCCAACTGTTAGGCCCGTACCTTTGGAAATTCACATCCAGGGTGTTGACATCACAAATTTTGAAGCAAGGATGCAAGCCATGACAAAACCTACCTATACAGCAATTGTGCAGCATGCTAAGAATGGGAAACCTGCCATTGTATTTGTTCCTACCAGGAAGCACGCCCGTATGACTGCAGTGGACTTGATGACATATTCAAGTGTGGATAGTGAACAAAAACCATTATTCTTATTACAGTCTTCAGAAGAGTTAGATCCTTTTGTTGCCAACATTAAGGAACCTATGTTGAAGGAGACTATTCAGTTTGGTGTGGGTTATTTGCATGAAGGCCTAAGCAGTACAGATCAGGATATAGTGAAGACATTGTTCGAGACAGGTTGCATCCAAGTCTGTGTGATGAGCAGTACAATGTGCTGGGGAGTCCCTCTGTCTGCTCATCTGGTGGTGGTTATGGGAACACAGTACTATGATGGCAGAGAAAATGCCCATAGTGATTATCCAGTCACTGATTTATTGCAGATGATGGGTCATGCCAGTCGACCGCTTGTAGATAATTctggaaaatgtgtcatcctTTGTCATGCACCGCGCAAGGATTATTACAAGAAGTTCCTCTATGAAGCGTTCCCGGTTGAAAGCCATTTGCATCATTATCTACATGATAATCTAAACGCTGAGGTGGTGGTCGGGGTCATCCAAAACAAGCAGGATGCGGTGGACTACCTCACTTGGACATTTATCTACCGAAGGCTGACTCAGAACCCAAACTATTACAATCTCCAAGGTGTTAGTCACAGGCATCTCTCAGATCACCTGTCTGAGCTTGTGGAGAGCACCATCAGTGATCTAGAAGCGAGTAAATGTGTTGAAGTCGAGGATGACTTTTTACTGACTCCTGCAAATCTTGGCCTGATTGCTTCTTATTACTATATTAGTTACACAACAATTGAGCGCTTCAGCTCTTCTCTGACTTCTAAAACAAAGATGAAGGGCCTCTTGGAAATCCTGGCTTCAGCTTCGGAGTATGAGCAGCTTCCAATAAGACCTGGAGAAGAAGAGTTGGTAAGAAGGTTAATCCATCATCAGCGCTTCTCCTTTGAAAATCCCAAGTACACGGATCCAAATGTCAAAGCAAATGCTCTACTGCAAGCTCATTTCTCCAGGCAGACAATTGGAGGAGATTTGTCTACTGACCAGCAGGAGGTGCTTATCTATGCAAGCAGGCTTCTTCAGGCTATGGTTGATGTAATTTCAAGCAATGGGTGGCTCAGCCTGGCCCTCCTTGCCATGGAAGTAAGTCAGATGGTAACTCAGGGAATGTGGGAGCGTGATTCGATGCTTCTCCAACTTCCTTACTTCACCAAGGAATTGGCTAAGCGGTGCCAGGAAAATCCTGGGAAAAATATTGAGACAATCTTCGATCTGTTGGAAATGGAGGATGATGAAAGGCGGGAGCTATTGCAAATCTCTGATACACAACTGATGGACATTGCTCGGTTCTGTAATCGCTTCCCTAACATTGATCTGACCTATGATGTGCTGAACAGTGAGAACGCCACAAGTGGAGAGAAGGTTTATGTACAAGTCAACCTCGAACGAGATCTTGAAGGAAGAACTGAGGTCGGACCTGTTGATGCCCCCAGATATCCTAAAGCAAAAGAAGAGGGTTGGTGGTTGGTGGTTGGTGATACCAAAACTAATCAGTTGCTCGCTATCAAAAGGGTGACTTTCCAGAGGAAGTCCAGGGTGAAACTTGACTTTGATGCACCTGCCGAACCTGGAAAAAAGACATACACACTATATTTTATGTGTGATTCTTATCTAGGTTGTGATCAAGAGTATAACTTCACGGTGGATGTCAAGGAAGCAGGATCtcttgaagaagatgaatag